A genome region from candidate division WOR-3 bacterium includes the following:
- a CDS encoding acylneuraminate cytidylyltransferase family protein codes for MKNKLLCIIPARASSKRLKNKNIYPVLGKPLILYTIEEALKSGIFDKIVISTDSEEIEKLSLEKGVDVIKRPSKLSGDKAKTISAVFHVLKKLKEEFNYIFLLQPTSPLRDKNDILKAFDKIKRERADFLVSVTDFEKPFKWAIYKKNKFFDFYFSKKFRKKLFLPNGAIFIAKYKALLKEKTFYGKKLTIYYMPREKSIDIDTIYDLKMAEIILKLKNETERSNKR; via the coding sequence TTGAAGAATAAATTGCTCTGTATAATACCTGCAAGAGCCTCTTCAAAGAGGCTTAAAAATAAAAATATCTATCCAGTTCTTGGAAAACCACTTATCTTATATACAATTGAAGAGGCATTAAAAAGCGGAATTTTTGACAAAATAGTTATTTCAACTGATTCTGAGGAAATAGAAAAATTAAGTTTAGAAAAAGGGGTAGATGTTATCAAGAGGCCTTCAAAATTATCAGGCGACAAAGCAAAAACAATTAGTGCAGTATTTCATGTTTTAAAAAAATTAAAAGAAGAATTTAACTATATTTTTTTATTACAACCAACATCACCTTTAAGGGATAAAAATGATATATTAAAGGCTTTTGATAAAATAAAAAGGGAAAGAGCTGATTTTCTTGTAAGTGTTACTGATTTTGAAAAACCTTTTAAATGGGCAATTTATAAAAAAAACAAATTCTTTGATTTTTACTTTTCAAAAAAATTCAGAAAAAAACTATTCTTACCAAATGGAGCTATTTTTATAGCAAAATATAAAGCTCTTTTAAAGGAAAAAACCTTTTACGGAAAAAAATTAACCATATACTATATGCCAAGGGAAAAATCTATTGATATAGACACAATATATGATTTAAAAATGGCTGAAATTATTTTAAAATTAAAAAATGAAACTGAAAGATCTAACAAAAGATAA
- a CDS encoding N-acetylneuraminate synthase family protein, whose product MKLKDLTKDKTFLIAEAGDNHNGSRDLALYLCDLAKKASCDSVKFQTFITEEVISRGTEKAPYQKRKDESEDMYEMCKKLELSFEDFKIIKNYCDKIGILFFSTPYDIRSAEFLNEIGVPFFKISSTDLNNFYLLDAIADFKKPVIISTGMADWEEVKKTYEFLKERKIPEIAILQCTSEYPAPFDELNLKVIENFKREFPDAIIGFSDHSEGYLASCIAVSLGAKIIEKHFTLWKGLPGPDHQASLSPEELFLWVKNIRLTEKMLGDGIKRITKSEIEVKKVARRSIYLKRDKRKGEIIEKSDIVTLRPIKGITPDRVFEVLGKKLKRDKRKFEPLFEEDLED is encoded by the coding sequence ATGAAACTGAAAGATCTAACAAAAGATAAAACTTTTTTAATAGCAGAAGCAGGTGATAACCATAATGGATCAAGGGATTTAGCCCTTTATTTATGTGATCTTGCTAAAAAGGCAAGCTGTGATTCTGTTAAATTTCAGACCTTCATAACAGAAGAGGTTATTTCAAGAGGAACAGAGAAAGCACCCTATCAGAAAAGAAAAGATGAATCAGAGGATATGTATGAGATGTGTAAGAAACTGGAACTTTCCTTTGAAGATTTTAAGATTATAAAGAATTACTGTGATAAAATTGGAATTTTATTTTTCTCAACCCCTTATGATATAAGATCAGCAGAATTTTTAAATGAAATTGGTGTTCCTTTTTTTAAAATAAGTTCCACAGACTTAAATAACTTTTATCTTCTCGATGCAATAGCAGATTTTAAAAAACCAGTTATAATTTCAACAGGAATGGCAGATTGGGAAGAAGTAAAAAAAACTTATGAATTTCTAAAAGAAAGAAAAATTCCTGAAATTGCTATACTTCAATGCACATCAGAATATCCAGCACCTTTTGATGAACTCAATTTGAAAGTTATTGAAAATTTTAAAAGGGAGTTTCCAGATGCAATAATAGGATTTTCAGACCATTCAGAAGGATATCTTGCAAGTTGTATTGCAGTTTCTCTTGGAGCAAAAATTATTGAAAAACACTTCACTCTATGGAAGGGTCTTCCTGGTCCAGATCATCAGGCTTCCCTTTCACCTGAAGAGCTCTTTTTATGGGTTAAAAATATAAGACTAACAGAAAAAATGCTCGGTGATGGAATTAAAAGAATAACAAAAAGTGAAATTGAAGTAAAAAAAGTTGCAAGAAGATCAATTTATTTGAAAAGGGATAAAAGAAAAGGAGAAATAATTGAAAAAAGTGATATTGTAACTTTAAGACCAATAAAAGGCATAACTCCTGACAGAGTTTTTGAAGTTTTAGGGAAAAAGTTAAAAAGAGACAAAAGAAAATTTGAACCCCTTTTTGAAGAGGATTTAGAGGATTAG
- a CDS encoding cyclic nucleotide-binding domain-containing protein — translation MKETYKNFLLNHPLLKGIGEKGIDDISSIASFIYLKKGEILFKEGSEGEDLYIIVEGEAEILKGKELVKIAELKEGAIIGELSFLLKSGRTATLRASKDSVFFRIDGKLLEEKILKGEKPYIEILFSISRIIAERLSNMNLIVSEYLKKDKIEKDELNQLKENLKEGFIF, via the coding sequence ATGAAAGAAACTTATAAAAATTTCCTTTTAAATCACCCCTTACTTAAAGGTATAGGTGAAAAGGGTATAGATGATATTTCTTCAATTGCGTCTTTTATATATCTTAAAAAGGGCGAAATACTTTTTAAGGAAGGTTCAGAAGGAGAGGATTTATATATAATTGTTGAAGGTGAAGCTGAAATTTTAAAGGGAAAAGAACTTGTAAAAATTGCAGAGTTAAAGGAAGGAGCAATAATAGGTGAGCTTTCTTTTCTTCTAAAGAGTGGAAGAACAGCAACTTTAAGGGCAAGTAAGGATTCAGTTTTTTTTAGAATTGATGGAAAACTTCTTGAGGAAAAAATTTTAAAAGGAGAAAAACCTTACATTGAGATTTTATTTTCAATTTCAAGAATTATAGCAGAAAGGTTAAGCAATATGAATCTTATTGTATCTGAATATTTAAAAAAAGATAAAATAGAAAAAGATGAACTTAATCAGTTAAAAGAAAATTTAAAAGAGGGTTTTATTTTTTAA
- a CDS encoding Rossmann-like and DUF2520 domain-containing protein, translated as MKAGIIGFGKVGSSLYDLLREKSIKVNIFSVTKGKGNLKDLVINSDLIFITVKDDLISLRVKEISKIKGIKGKHFIHLSGATPLSILEPLKKKRNFIGKLHPIQTFPERSKGSFKNIYTTFSGDEETYKILKKLFSRDFKIIKMEDKEQILIHIACVFASNFPVYSILKAEEILEGLKLKGEILKPIINASFKNVLSKGAKNSLTGPARRKDLKTIKLHRKILKNFKKDLYKIYNYLTEKILNERNL; from the coding sequence GTGAAAGCAGGAATTATTGGATTTGGAAAAGTTGGAAGTTCCCTCTATGACCTTTTGAGGGAAAAATCTATTAAGGTAAATATATTTTCAGTAACAAAAGGGAAAGGAAATTTAAAGGACTTAGTTATAAATTCAGATTTAATTTTCATAACTGTTAAGGATGATCTTATTTCTTTAAGGGTTAAAGAAATAAGTAAAATAAAAGGGATTAAAGGGAAACACTTTATTCATCTTTCAGGTGCAACACCTTTATCAATTCTTGAGCCTTTAAAGAAAAAAAGAAATTTTATAGGTAAACTTCATCCAATTCAAACTTTTCCTGAAAGAAGTAAAGGAAGTTTTAAAAATATATATACAACATTTTCAGGGGATGAAGAAACTTATAAAATCTTAAAAAAATTATTTTCAAGGGATTTTAAAATAATAAAAATGGAGGATAAAGAGCAGATTTTGATTCATATCGCCTGTGTTTTTGCCTCAAATTTTCCCGTATATTCAATTTTAAAGGCAGAGGAAATCCTCGAAGGTTTAAAATTAAAAGGAGAAATTTTAAAACCAATAATAAATGCATCCTTTAAAAATGTCCTTTCAAAAGGAGCAAAAAACTCTTTAACAGGTCCTGCGAGAAGAAAGGATTTAAAAACAATAAAACTTCACAGGAAAATATTAAAAAATTTTAAAAAAGATTTATACAAGATTTATAATTATTTAACAGAGAAAATTTTAAATGAAAGAAACTTATAA